One segment of Salvelinus fontinalis isolate EN_2023a chromosome 12, ASM2944872v1, whole genome shotgun sequence DNA contains the following:
- the LOC129867074 gene encoding aminopeptidase N-like, with protein sequence MATGVYISKFLAIAIVVLTVSSIGGIITMFIVYENERIKTQPTAPPTPNSTTPYPTGPPPNMRLPGNLIPESYDIVLQPHLYIVMNNTTNQSLVFTGNSTVYFRCVENTKTIVLHSKEQNVTAVKVTDLDKGKIIKVDNTILYSNESNFLEIGLDSVLVKDGNYSLFTAFEGELLDDLAGFYMSSYKKGPSTEDDTERWFGNETIIVELDERFIATSQMQPTDARKVFPCFDEPAMKATFRVSLIHRPGTTALANGKVIGTTLEDIDGETWKVTRFQTTKKMSTYLLAFTVSDFDSIGSTHERVDIKTYARPEAIKAGQAKYAASITGSILAFYESPGVFNMNYPLSKLDQIALPDFSAGAMENWGLVTYRETALLYEEGVSSTSNKEWIATVIAHELAHQWFGNLVTMKWWNDLWLNEGFATYISYMGVDHIEPTWNIKDLIVLNDIQTVFQVDSLASSHPLSSKEDDVQTSSDITQLFDSITYSKGAAVLRMLADYLDERVFLNGLRKYLQAFQYSNTVHKDLWEYLQEAVDEDSSHIKVAEVMDTWTKQMGYPVITINTTNGAVSQEHFLQNQTSDYDFEWHVPIRVMKEGEPIKIATLDKKGQVLMPDFLSEDGKWVLANINCMGYFRVNYDPVNWDRLLSQLEMNIHEIPIINRGQLIDDAFNLARAKHISVTLALRTTKYLWNDTEYIPWESALRNLDYFILMFDRSEVYGPMQAYLRKQVGGLYQHFENFTMFSTVPEKHSAQYNQINAISVACSNDIPECQEMAKMLFDNWMTNKTSNRIHPNLKATIYCQAIAAGGEKEWEFAWGKFENATTATEKDKLRYALSCTRKIWLLNRYLEYTLNPDKIRKMDAVSTISYIARNVAGQAIAWNFVRANWNYISLEYEEGIMSLGNLIDGVTQRFSTDFELEELWQFLTDHDVEELHLAIRALEHATERTEANIKWVKENKQTVLEWFKNESRREQLN encoded by the exons ATGGCCACAGGGGTGTATATCTCAAAGTTCCTGGCCATAGCCATAGTGGTGTTGACTGTCTCATCTATTGGTGGAATAATTACAATGTTTATTGTCTATGAGAACGAAAGAATCAAGACAcaacctacagcaccaccaacaCCTAATTCCACTACTCCGTATCCGACTGGACCACCACCCAACATGAGACTCCCTGGAAACCTGATTCCAGAGAGCTATGACATTGTACTACAGCCTCACCTCTACATCGTGATGAACAACACTACCAATCAATCTCTCGTCTTCACTGGAAACTCCACTGTGTATTTTAGATGTGTGGAGAACACCAAAACTATCGTCCTTCACAGTAAAGAACAGAATGTGACTGCTGTAAAGGTGACAGATCTTGACAAGGGAAAGATCATCAAAGTTgataacaccatactgtatagtAATGAAAGCAACTTCTTAGAGATTGGACTAGACAGTGTTTTAGTCAAAGATGGGAACTACAGTCTCTTTACTGCATTTGAGGGGGAGCTCCTTGATGATCTGGCTGGTTTTTACATGAGTTCATACAAAAAAGGGCCAAGCACAGAGGATGACACTGAAAG GTGGTTCGGGAATGAAACGATCATCGTCGAACTTGATGAAAG ATTCATCGCTACTAGCCAAATGCAACCAACCGACGCCAGGAAAGTATTTCCTTGTTTCGATGAGCCAGCCATGAAGGCTACATTTAGAGTCTCTCTTATCCATAGGCCTGGCACGACAGCATTAGCAAATGGGAAAGTCATAG GTACAACCCTTGAGGATATCGATGGAGAGACCTGGAAAGTCACTCGCTTTCAAACGACTAAGAAAATGTCAACTTACCTCCTAGCTTTCACAGTGTCTGATTTCGATTCCATAGGATCTACACATGAAAGAGTTGACATTAAG ACATATGCTCGACCGGAGGCCATAAAAGCTGGACAGGCAAAGTATGCTGCAAGTATCACTGGAAGTATACTGGCGTTCTATGAGAGTCCTGGAGTATTCAACATGAATTATCCTTTGAGCAAGCTAG ATCAAATTGCTCTACCAGACTTCAGCGCAGGTGCCATGGAGAATTGGGGCTTGGTAACATATCGTGAGACAGCTCTGCTATATGAGGAAGGGGTGTCCTCCACATCAAACAAAGAGTGGATTGCCACAGTTATTGCACATGAGCTTGCCCATCAG TGGTTTGGAAACCTGGTGACAATGAAATGGTGGAATGACCTGTGGCTGAATGAGGGATTTGCAACATATATATCCTATATGGGAGTGGATCATATTGAGCCAACATGGAACATA AAAGATCTGATTGTTCTAAATGACATCCAGACTGTATTTCAAGTGGATTCATTGGCCTCCTCCCATCCTCTTAGCTCTAAAGAGGATGATGTTCAAACTTCTAGTGACATCACTCAGCTTTTTGATTCCATCACCTACAGCAAG GGGGCAGCTGTGCTGAGAATGCTGGCAGATTATCTGGACGAGAGGGTCTTTCTGAATGGCCTGAGA AAATATCTTCAGGCTTTCCAGTACAGTAATACTGTACACAAGGACCTGTGGGAGTATTTACAAGAG gcggtggacgaggacagcAGCCACATTAAAGTTGCTGAAGTCATGGACACTTGGACAAAGCAAATGGGTTACCCAGTCATCACCATCAACACCACCAATGGGGCAGTTTCTCAAGAACATTTCCTCCAAAATCAAACATCTGACTATGA TTTTGAATGGCATGTTCCAATCAGAGTGATGAAGGAAGGTGAACCAATAAAAATAGCTACACTGGATAAAAAAGGTCAAG TGCTGATGCCAGATTTCCTGTCTGAAGATGGCAAGTGGGTGCTTGCCAACATAAACTGTATGGGATATTTCAGAGTCAACTATGATCCAGTGAATTGGGATAGACTGCTCTCTCAGCTGGAAATGAATATTCAC GAAATTCCAATCATCAACCGGGGACAGCTTATTGATGATGCATTCAACTTGGCAAG gGCCAAACATATCAGTGTGACACTGGCTTTGAGAACTACCAAGTACCTCTGGAATGACACAGAGTACATACCATGGGAATCAGCACTGAGAAACCTGGACTATTTCATTCTCATGTTTGATCGCTCCGAGGTCTATGGTCCAATGCAG GCATACTTAAGAAAGCAAGTTGGTGGCCTTTATCAACATTTTGAAAATTTCACCATGTTTTCTACGGTCCCAGAGAAGCATTCTGCACA GTACAACCAGATTAACGCCATTTCAGTCGCATGCAGCAATGACATTCCAGAGTGTCAAGAAATGGCAAAAATGCTCTTTGACAACTGGATGACAAACAAAACCAGCAATCG TATACACCCTAACCTGAAGGCCACCATCTACTGCCAAGCTATAGCTGCTGGGGGAGAGAAGGAATGGGAATTTGCTTGGGGCAAGTTTGAGAATGCCACCACAGCCACAGAGAAAGACAAACTAAGATATGCCCTCTCATGCACAAGGAAGATCTGGCTCCTGAACAG ATACCTTGAGTACACTTTGAACCCTGACAAGATAAGAAAAATGGATGCCGTTTCTACCATCAGCTACATAGCCAGAAATGTTGCAGGACAAGCAATAGCGTGGAATTTTGTACGCGCTAACTGGAACTACATCAGCTTGGA GTACGAAGAAGGGATCATGTCACTTGGCAACCTGATTGATGGAGTGACGCAGAGATTTTCCACTGACTTTGAGCTTGAAGAG CTGTGGCAGTTCCTGACCGACCATGATGTAGAAGAACTGCATTTGGCAATCAGGGCCCTAGAGCACGCCACTGAGAGAACTGAGGCCAACATTAAATGGGTGAAGGAAAACAAGCAGACTGTtttggagtggtttaaaaatgaGTCAAGGCGAGAGCAGCTGAACTGA
- the LOC129867077 gene encoding uncharacterized protein LOC129867077 yields the protein MNTMSPRKKLLVPVSRRRMAKAGDDLFPFNLLPVECQLHVLSFLSEVDKCNSALVCSSWSCLVRSGKLWRVADFSRRGVIHLGQEGLLVSNREFERWKAWVQHYTHHLISRGASLLTLKASFDLGDQCNKWGELLSDLLENVHCRDLSHLDLNWTFTLLEPLDLRVGSNSHHDSITKIKMDQVTNFQVLLGKLSHSCPRITKMRLHFDWSETSVSLLTHFQHLRVLELKYFWVFKGVSPSTLQTLTKSLPNLKSLTLHILVPLRNLGISYTLESMSLEFLDVSPSRGLVFSSLNLPALRELRAKKIVRGITLDRRTRLRIQSRWPCLYQVLREGTPRLQALNNERLLPGWREQSYRELSSILQQSCYCLQHLDSWLW from the coding sequence ATGAACACCATGTCCCCAAGGAAGAAGCTTCTTGTCCCTGTCAGTAGAAGAAGAATGGCAAAAGCAGGGGATGACTTATTTCCTTTCAATCTTCTGCCGGTGGAATGCCAGCTCCATGTGCTTTCCTTCCTGAGTGAGGTTGACAAGTGCAATTCTGCACTTGTATGCTCCAGTTGGAGTTGCCTTGTGCGATCAGGGAAGCTTTGGAGAGTGGCAGACTTTTCTCGCCGTGGGGTGATCCACCTTGGACAGGAAGGACTGCTGGTGTCCAACAGAGAGTTTGAGCGTTGGAAAGCATGGGTTCAGCACTACACCCACCACCTTATATCTCGTGGGGCAAGTCTGCTCACCCTAAAAGCAAGCTTTGACCTGGGGGACCAGTGCAACAAATGGGGGGAGCTTCTCTCTGACCTCCTGGAAAATGTCCACTGCAGGGATCTCAGTCATCTGGACCTGAACTGGACGTTCACACTACTGGAACCACTGGACCTGCGGGTTGGTTCCAATTCCCACCATGACAGCATTACCAAGATCAAGATGGACCAGGTCACTAACTTTCAGGTGCTACTGGGAAAACTTTCCCACAGCTGCCCTCGGATCACCAAGATGCGCCTGCACTTTGACTGGTCTGAGACATCAGTGTCACTCCTTACTCATTTCCAGCACCTCCGTGTCCTTGAACTCAAGTACTTTTGGGTCTTCAAAGGAGTAAGCCCAAGCACTTTGCAGACCCTGACCAAGTCACTGCCCAACCTTAAGTCCTTGACATTGCATATCCTGGTGCCACTCCGAAACCTTGGCATATCTTACACGCTGGAGTCCATGTCTCTAGAGTTCCTGGATGTATCGCCTAGTCGTGGTCTGGTCTTCTCCAGTCTTAATCTGCCAGCATTACGGGAGCTAAGGGCCAAAAAGATTGTCCGTGGCATTACTTTAGACCGTCGAACCAGGCTTAGGATACAGAGCAGATGGCCCTGTCTGTACCAGGTTCTAAGAGAGGGGACCCCCAGGCTACAGGCCCTTAACAATGAGCGACTGCTTCCTGGTTGGAGAGAGCAGAGTTACAGAGAGCTGTCATCTATCCTCCAGCAGTCCTGTTATTGTCTCCAACACCTGGACAGTTGGCTCTGGTAA